One window from the genome of bacterium encodes:
- a CDS encoding anion permease has translation MKQTRFGKTFGFLLGITLFLTGVLTPPPAGMAPEAWRMAGVALLMACWWISEAAPIAVVALLPLVLFPVLRIMPAKETATAFGDDMIFLFLGGFMIASALERCGLHRRIALFVIRLIGSGPPRVVFGFMLATALLSMWISNTATTLMMLPMALAVARQLYPDEAPESPAAREFGQALMLGLAYAASIGGVATLIGTPPNIVFSGFFHSMYPGAPRITFAGWMLFGLPFSAAMLPIAWGVVTRKLRKLDPSAHAGHAARDVIRREIDALGAMTSAERRVGAIFLVTAAAWMFRAPMDFGGFRIPGWSGVLPEPAWITDGTVAIFMGVLLFLVPSGVSAGGDPGDAGGRLLSWKSFETRAPWGVLLLFGGGFALAKGFTATGLSEWIGAGVAGLSAVPTPLLVVIVCLAMTFLTEVTSNTATATMIMPILGAAAASLGKNPILLMAPAAVSASCAFMLPVATPPNAVVFGSGRVSIPAMARAGFVLNIAGVAVVTLLLYLLGGAAFGIDFRALPAWAH, from the coding sequence ATGAAGCAAACCCGTTTCGGGAAGACATTCGGATTTTTGCTGGGCATCACGCTTTTTCTGACGGGCGTTCTGACGCCGCCGCCCGCGGGGATGGCGCCCGAGGCCTGGCGCATGGCCGGCGTGGCGCTGCTCATGGCGTGCTGGTGGATCTCGGAGGCCGCGCCGATCGCCGTCGTCGCGCTATTGCCGCTCGTGCTGTTTCCGGTGCTGCGCATCATGCCGGCGAAAGAAACCGCGACCGCGTTCGGCGACGACATGATCTTCCTGTTTCTCGGCGGGTTCATGATCGCCTCCGCGCTCGAGCGCTGCGGGCTGCACCGGCGCATCGCCCTTTTTGTCATCCGCCTCATCGGCAGCGGCCCGCCGCGCGTCGTGTTTGGATTCATGCTCGCCACCGCCCTGCTTTCGATGTGGATCTCCAACACCGCGACGACGCTCATGATGCTGCCGATGGCGCTTGCCGTCGCGCGCCAGCTCTATCCGGACGAGGCTCCGGAAAGTCCGGCCGCGCGCGAATTCGGACAGGCGCTGATGCTCGGCCTCGCGTACGCCGCGTCGATCGGCGGCGTCGCGACGCTCATCGGCACGCCGCCGAACATCGTGTTCTCCGGATTTTTTCACTCGATGTATCCGGGCGCGCCGCGCATCACCTTCGCCGGCTGGATGCTGTTCGGCCTGCCGTTTTCCGCGGCCATGCTGCCGATCGCGTGGGGAGTCGTCACACGAAAACTCCGGAAACTCGATCCTTCCGCGCACGCGGGGCACGCCGCGCGCGACGTGATCCGCCGGGAAATCGATGCGCTGGGCGCGATGACCTCCGCGGAGCGCCGTGTCGGCGCGATTTTCCTTGTCACGGCGGCGGCGTGGATGTTTCGCGCGCCGATGGATTTCGGAGGCTTTCGCATCCCCGGCTGGTCGGGCGTTTTGCCCGAACCGGCGTGGATCACCGACGGCACGGTGGCGATTTTCATGGGCGTGCTGCTGTTTCTTGTACCTTCCGGCGTTTCGGCCGGCGGCGATCCGGGCGACGCGGGCGGCCGCCTGCTCTCGTGGAAATCCTTCGAGACGCGCGCGCCGTGGGGCGTGCTGCTGCTTTTCGGCGGCGGCTTCGCGCTCGCGAAGGGATTCACGGCGACGGGGTTGTCCGAATGGATCGGCGCGGGCGTCGCGGGTTTGTCCGCGGTCCCGACACCGCTTCTCGTCGTGATCGTGTGCCTCGCGATGACGTTTCTCACCGAGGTCACGTCAAACACGGCGACCGCGACGATGATCATGCCGATCCTCGGCGCGGCGGCGGCGAGCCTCGGAAAAAATCCGATCCTGCTGATGGCGCCCGCGGCCGTGTCCGCGTCGTGCGCGTTCATGCTGCCGGTCGCCACGCCGCCGAACGCCGTGGTGTTCGGAAGCGGCCGCGTTTCCATCCCCGCCATGGCAAGGGCGGGGTTCGTCCTCAACATCGCGGGCGTCGCCGTCGTGACGTTGCTTTTGTACTTGCTCGGCGGCGCCGCGTTCGGTATCGATTTCCGGGCGTTACCCGCGTGGGCGCACTAG
- a CDS encoding CBS domain-containing protein: protein MAQSFARQEGGSFIFAWASEYIGRKIVHGDRALGRVVDLVARREGAYPIVEGALVRDGGQTHYLPFWPLVHARPDGGAYAVDVEPGAPPSNGGHFRVREVLMDKQIVDTHGAKVERVNDVHLLATQGRAYIVHVDVGFTGLVRRMGWELWVRRVARTLGRELHDDMISWRYVQTLEEGAGPGPVRLRVPHKDMTDLHPGELAEILEELGREDRIAILHTVDTETAASALEALEPEVGASIIQDLDPHIAADIFEEMEPSAAADIALELPETHQDDIMQRMEPDERAELERLGRYEERTAGGLMGTDFLAIAGDATVADAIALIRQMADEVEIVHYVFLVDAENHLRGAVTMKRLVLADPAARLADVAETQRVVSVRPDEDLETVAETFYKYNFLALPVTDADDRLIGIIPFRHSFDELVEHYYKLAS, encoded by the coding sequence ATGGCTCAGAGCTTCGCGCGTCAGGAGGGCGGCTCGTTCATCTTCGCATGGGCCTCGGAGTACATCGGCCGCAAGATCGTCCACGGCGACCGGGCGCTTGGCCGCGTCGTGGATCTCGTCGCCCGCCGCGAGGGTGCCTATCCCATCGTCGAGGGCGCGCTCGTGCGCGACGGCGGCCAGACACACTACCTGCCGTTCTGGCCGCTGGTGCATGCGCGGCCCGACGGGGGCGCGTACGCGGTGGACGTCGAGCCCGGCGCGCCGCCATCGAACGGCGGGCACTTCCGCGTGCGCGAAGTTCTGATGGACAAGCAGATCGTGGACACGCACGGCGCCAAGGTCGAGCGCGTCAACGACGTGCATCTCCTGGCGACGCAGGGGCGCGCCTACATCGTGCACGTCGATGTCGGCTTCACGGGGCTCGTGCGCCGCATGGGCTGGGAGCTTTGGGTCCGGCGCGTGGCCAGGACGCTCGGCCGCGAGTTGCACGACGACATGATCTCCTGGCGGTACGTGCAGACGTTGGAGGAGGGCGCGGGCCCGGGCCCGGTGCGATTGCGCGTGCCGCACAAGGACATGACGGATCTTCATCCCGGCGAGCTGGCGGAGATCCTCGAGGAGCTCGGCCGCGAAGACCGCATCGCGATCCTGCACACCGTCGATACGGAAACCGCCGCGAGCGCGCTCGAGGCCCTGGAGCCCGAGGTCGGCGCGTCGATCATCCAGGATCTGGATCCGCATATCGCCGCGGACATCTTCGAGGAGATGGAGCCGTCGGCCGCGGCGGACATCGCGCTCGAACTGCCGGAGACGCATCAGGACGACATCATGCAGCGCATGGAGCCGGACGAGCGCGCGGAGCTCGAGCGGCTCGGGCGGTACGAGGAACGCACCGCCGGCGGACTCATGGGCACCGACTTCCTGGCGATCGCCGGCGACGCGACGGTGGCCGACGCGATCGCGCTGATCCGTCAGATGGCCGACGAGGTGGAGATCGTACACTACGTTTTCCTCGTGGACGCGGAAAACCATCTGCGCGGCGCGGTAACGATGAAGCGGCTCGTTCTGGCCGATCCCGCGGCGCGTCTTGCCGATGTCGCCGAGACGCAGCGCGTCGTCTCTGTGCGTCCGGATGAGGACCTCGAGACGGTGGCCGAGACGTTTTACAAATACAATTTTCTCGCGCTGCCGGTGACCGACGCGGACGATCGCCTCATCGGCATCATTCCGTTCCGCCACAGCTTCGACGAATTGGTGGAGCACTACTACAAGTTGGCGTCGTGA
- a CDS encoding Nramp family divalent metal transporter has translation MPEANDRTTPAAAPGDTGTKPALARAPWRRMLVFLSIMGPGIITANVDNDAGGIATYSQAGALFGLDLLWIFLPMTIVLVMVQEMANRMGVVTGEGLSSLIRERFGVKLTFYFMMALLVTNVGNVMANFAGIASAAELFGLPAVIMVPVCGAFVWYMVLKWSYRSVERVFLVAVLFYVAYLVTAHLVRPDAGEVARALVAPRIVPDAAYLAMIIGLVGTTIAPWMQFYQQAAVVEKNIDIRDYVYSRIDTIVGGVAVSVVAASIVIVGAKTLHPAGVVIDSAADAAASLAPLAGDAARHLFAFGLWNASMFAACILPLSTAYTVCEALGWERGVDQRYEDAPQFYVLYTASIVVGALAVLVPGISLIRVMIVSQIVNGLLFPVVLVLMLILVNDKRLMGEHANGRVYNAICWATVVLLAATSAGYVVMFVLS, from the coding sequence ATGCCCGAAGCAAACGACAGGACCACGCCGGCGGCGGCGCCGGGCGACACGGGCACCAAGCCGGCGCTCGCGCGCGCGCCCTGGCGGCGGATGCTCGTCTTTCTGTCGATCATGGGGCCGGGCATCATCACCGCCAACGTCGACAATGACGCGGGCGGCATCGCCACCTACAGCCAGGCGGGCGCGCTATTCGGGCTGGATCTTCTCTGGATCTTCCTGCCGATGACGATCGTGCTTGTCATGGTGCAGGAAATGGCCAACCGCATGGGCGTCGTAACGGGCGAGGGGCTCAGCTCGCTGATCCGCGAGCGGTTCGGCGTCAAGCTCACCTTCTACTTCATGATGGCGCTTCTGGTGACGAACGTCGGCAACGTGATGGCGAACTTCGCCGGCATCGCGAGCGCGGCGGAATTGTTCGGCCTGCCGGCGGTCATCATGGTGCCGGTGTGCGGCGCGTTCGTCTGGTACATGGTGCTCAAATGGAGTTACCGCTCGGTCGAACGCGTGTTCCTCGTGGCCGTGCTGTTTTACGTCGCGTATCTCGTGACCGCGCACCTGGTGCGGCCGGACGCCGGCGAGGTGGCGCGCGCGCTCGTCGCGCCTCGCATCGTCCCGGACGCCGCGTATCTCGCCATGATCATCGGCCTTGTCGGAACGACCATCGCGCCGTGGATGCAATTCTATCAGCAGGCGGCCGTCGTCGAAAAGAACATCGACATCCGCGACTACGTCTACAGCCGGATCGACACGATCGTCGGCGGCGTCGCGGTGAGCGTCGTCGCGGCGAGCATCGTCATCGTCGGCGCCAAGACGCTGCACCCGGCCGGCGTCGTCATCGACAGCGCGGCGGACGCCGCGGCGTCGCTCGCGCCGCTGGCCGGCGACGCGGCGCGCCACCTGTTCGCGTTCGGTCTGTGGAACGCCTCGATGTTCGCCGCGTGCATCCTGCCGCTATCGACCGCGTACACCGTATGCGAGGCGCTCGGCTGGGAGCGCGGCGTGGATCAAAGATACGAAGACGCGCCGCAGTTCTACGTGCTCTACACCGCGTCAATCGTCGTCGGCGCGCTGGCCGTGCTCGTTCCGGGTATCTCGCTCATCCGCGTGATGATCGTCTCGCAGATCGTCAACGGCCTTTTGTTTCCCGTCGTGCTCGTGCTGATGCTCATCCTCGTCAACGACAAGCGCCTTATGGGCGAACACGCCAATGGCCGCGTTTACAACGCGATCTGCTGGGCAACTGTCGTGCTGCTGGCCGCGACGAGCGCGGGGTACGTCGTGATGTTTGTCCTGTCGTGA
- a CDS encoding FAD:protein FMN transferase — DALAALGIENMMVEIGGEVRVAGRRADGGPWRIGIDAPVAGTIPGEKLASIVELTDIALATSGSYRQFRDVGGKRVTHIVDPRTRESVAHDLVSVSVLAPTCAQADALATGLFVLGKNEGTTLCAKLSGVDCFFITEDGTTAATPGFARRMKHD, encoded by the coding sequence CGATGCGCTCGCCGCGCTCGGCATCGAGAACATGATGGTGGAGATCGGCGGCGAGGTGCGCGTCGCGGGGCGGCGCGCCGACGGCGGGCCGTGGCGTATCGGCATCGACGCGCCCGTTGCCGGCACGATCCCCGGCGAGAAGCTCGCGTCGATTGTCGAGCTGACGGACATCGCGCTCGCCACGAGCGGCAGCTATCGCCAGTTCCGCGACGTCGGCGGCAAGCGCGTGACGCACATCGTCGATCCGCGCACGCGCGAATCCGTCGCGCACGATCTCGTCTCCGTGTCCGTTCTCGCGCCCACCTGCGCGCAAGCCGACGCATTGGCCACGGGGCTTTTCGTGCTCGGAAAAAACGAGGGAACGACGCTTTGCGCGAAGCTGTCCGGGGTGGATTGCTTTTTCATCACCGAGGACGGCACGACCGCCGCCACGCCCGGATTCGCGCGGCGGATGAAGCACGACTGA
- a CDS encoding NUDIX hydrolase, which yields MKKFLLAVWKRLIRVPGAQTLMLRVLSTSFLVGASAVILDGEGRVLLFHHTYRDRFAWGLPGGWMRRGEQAPRALVREIAEESSLAVEIVAPLGADTVRRAAIIEIVYLARLTGGEFVASEEVDEMRWFSDELPSIKPVQSRAIAEARRLLAAGRLPERIDV from the coding sequence ATGAAGAAATTCCTGCTTGCGGTCTGGAAGCGGCTCATCCGTGTTCCCGGCGCGCAGACCCTCATGCTCCGCGTGCTTTCCACCTCGTTTCTCGTCGGCGCGAGCGCCGTGATTCTCGACGGGGAGGGCCGCGTGCTGCTGTTCCACCACACCTATCGCGACCGCTTCGCCTGGGGACTGCCCGGCGGATGGATGCGTCGCGGCGAACAGGCCCCGCGCGCACTCGTGCGCGAGATCGCCGAGGAGTCCTCGCTGGCCGTCGAGATCGTCGCGCCGCTCGGCGCCGACACGGTGAGGCGCGCGGCGATCATCGAGATCGTCTATCTCGCGCGCCTGACCGGCGGCGAATTCGTGGCGAGCGAAGAGGTGGACGAGATGCGCTGGTTTTCCGACGAGCTGCCTTCGATCAAGCCGGTGCAGTCTCGCGCCATCGCCGAGGCGCGGCGGCTATTGGCGGCCGGCCGCCTTCCGGAGCGGATCGATGTCTAA
- a CDS encoding HEAT repeat domain-containing protein, with the protein MKARRIVMFALVAAVSGTLLACSRGSGDASDAQAVAKYIATLSDRDDERDEQKYLAATMLGIIGAREAAPLLEERLARERSPKVRAAYARALGEIGRAGSTTALIAALEDENMPVKMAAIEALGRLDDPAAGAALRALASWDKGEIALAALRALGSLKSVDVSDPARFTDQGEPFETRIGRTWYVDATAGSDEADGSEASPLRTLTTAVTRLRAGAGDRVFATAGSRGVPFRESVRIDSDKSGTRGAPTVIAAWPDRPPPVLDGSREDDPDAASLEDGLLVQADYVFVSGFRARAYTDTGIEFDGVTGGAVMDCVAERCERHGVFLYYAPACTLVNVRAYRCRYQGISIRTSPRAVVLGGESMDNGHDGLLILYDSDDVVVHGFTARGNRQGIGFTMGSNAGRVIGAALGGNSVADLIVDPTSSAQAVATRFDVAP; encoded by the coding sequence ATGAAAGCGCGCCGTATCGTCATGTTCGCTCTTGTCGCCGCGGTGTCCGGCACGCTCCTCGCGTGCTCGCGGGGATCGGGAGATGCGTCCGACGCGCAGGCCGTGGCGAAATATATCGCAACGCTTTCCGATCGCGACGACGAGCGCGACGAGCAGAAATATCTCGCCGCGACGATGCTGGGCATCATCGGCGCGCGCGAGGCCGCGCCGCTCCTTGAGGAGAGGCTCGCCCGCGAGCGAAGCCCCAAGGTGCGCGCCGCGTACGCGCGCGCGCTCGGCGAAATCGGGCGAGCCGGGTCCACGACGGCGTTGATTGCCGCGCTCGAAGATGAAAACATGCCGGTGAAGATGGCGGCGATCGAGGCGCTGGGGCGCCTGGACGACCCCGCGGCCGGCGCCGCGCTTCGCGCGCTGGCCTCCTGGGACAAGGGCGAGATCGCGCTGGCGGCCTTGCGCGCGCTCGGCTCGTTGAAGTCGGTGGATGTCAGCGATCCCGCGCGTTTTACCGATCAGGGCGAGCCGTTTGAAACGCGCATCGGACGCACGTGGTACGTCGATGCGACCGCCGGATCCGACGAGGCCGACGGGAGCGAGGCATCGCCGTTGCGAACGCTGACCACGGCCGTGACGCGCCTGCGCGCGGGCGCGGGCGACCGCGTCTTCGCGACGGCGGGCAGCCGCGGCGTGCCGTTTCGCGAATCCGTGCGCATCGATTCCGACAAGAGCGGCACGCGCGGCGCGCCCACCGTCATCGCGGCGTGGCCGGATCGCCCCCCGCCGGTTCTCGATGGTTCGCGCGAAGACGATCCGGATGCCGCATCGCTCGAGGACGGATTGCTGGTGCAGGCCGACTACGTTTTCGTCAGCGGTTTTCGCGCGCGCGCCTATACCGATACGGGAATCGAATTCGACGGCGTGACGGGCGGGGCGGTGATGGACTGCGTCGCCGAGCGGTGCGAGCGGCACGGCGTGTTCTTGTACTACGCGCCCGCGTGCACGCTCGTGAACGTGCGGGCTTATCGATGCCGGTATCAGGGCATCTCGATCCGCACGTCGCCGCGCGCCGTCGTTTTGGGAGGCGAGTCCATGGACAACGGTCACGACGGGCTGCTGATCCTGTACGACTCCGACGACGTCGTCGTGCACGGTTTCACCGCGCGCGGCAATCGCCAGGGCATCGGGTTCACGATGGGCAGCAACGCCGGCCGCGTGATCGGCGCGGCGCTCGGGGGCAATAGCGTCGCGGATCTCATCGTCGATCCGACGTCGAGCGCGCAAGCCGTGGCGACGCGCTTTGACGTCGCGCCGTAA
- a CDS encoding acyltransferase, giving the protein MPTPKITIAVVQQRVSGDREKDMARARDRVAFAADKGAHLVAFPELFGWRWFADRMDRAAFDLAETADGPRVAEWRDIAKSSGVAVAAPMFLSDGQGAYRNALLWIDGAGEIRGAYHGVHLSQIPGWEERFYFSPGDDFPVFEIGGMKVGLLICWDAFFPEAFRALAVRGASAVVVATSAIGSGEDLWQRALGAQAFMNGVYVVRANRVASDEDLAFCGASFAVDPAGDLLGDPMGDGEGVGLFDIDGRAVELTRREFPFLKDRRPEAYLDLAGVEIRRRVEERGNRNEEAGNRK; this is encoded by the coding sequence ATGCCCACCCCCAAAATCACCATCGCCGTCGTGCAACAGCGCGTGAGCGGCGATCGCGAAAAGGACATGGCGCGCGCGCGCGACCGCGTGGCATTCGCCGCGGACAAGGGCGCCCACCTGGTCGCCTTTCCCGAGCTGTTCGGCTGGCGCTGGTTCGCCGACCGCATGGACCGCGCCGCGTTCGACCTGGCCGAAACCGCCGACGGCCCGCGCGTTGCCGAATGGCGCGACATAGCGAAATCAAGCGGCGTGGCTGTCGCGGCGCCGATGTTCCTGTCCGACGGGCAGGGCGCGTATCGCAACGCGCTGCTGTGGATCGACGGCGCGGGCGAGATTCGCGGCGCGTATCACGGCGTTCATCTCTCGCAAATTCCCGGATGGGAGGAGCGCTTCTACTTCTCGCCCGGCGACGACTTTCCCGTCTTCGAGATCGGGGGGATGAAGGTCGGCCTGCTCATCTGCTGGGACGCGTTTTTCCCGGAGGCGTTTCGCGCGCTGGCCGTGCGCGGCGCGTCGGCGGTCGTCGTCGCGACAAGCGCGATCGGCAGCGGCGAGGATCTCTGGCAGCGCGCGCTCGGCGCCCAGGCGTTCATGAACGGCGTTTACGTCGTGCGCGCCAATCGCGTCGCGTCGGACGAAGACCTGGCGTTTTGCGGCGCGAGTTTCGCCGTGGACCCGGCCGGCGATCTTCTCGGTGACCCGATGGGCGACGGCGAGGGCGTGGGGCTGTTCGATATCGACGGGCGCGCGGTCGAACTGACGCGCCGCGAGTTCCCGTTCCTGAAGGACCGCCGGCCGGAGGCGTATCTGGATCTGGCGGGTGTCGAGATTCGCCGCAGGGTCGAGGAACGTGGAAACAGGAACGAGGAAGCAGGAAATAGGAAATAG